AGCATGCCCATCTCGCGTGCCCACGCGGTCGAATGAGCGCGGGCCTCGTCGAGGTGCGGGTTCAGCCGCGCGGGATACGGCATGTAGAAGTGCGGGAGTTCGAAGGGCTGCTGCGTCATGGCCGGGCCCTACCCCCGGGCCCCAACAGGCATCCATCGCGGGGGACATGATCACACCATCGCGTGAATCACGGGTGAATCCGGGAGCTCTCGCCGGGCCTTGTGGCGTTCACCTCTACGCGCGCAGAATTTTCGAGCCTCATGTGTCCCCCTGTGTCCCCTCGCCCCTCCCCCTCCCTCTCCCTCTCCCTCTCCCTCTCCGGAGCCTCGATGAACAACACCGGATCTCTCTCCCGCCGCACGGCGCTCGCCTCCCTCGCCGGGGCGGCACTGGCCACGACCGCGGCGTTCCCGGCCTCGGCGGCCGAGCGGCACGGCCGCCGGTCCGTACGGTTCGCCACCTTCAACGCCTCCTTGAACCGCTCCGCCCAGGGCGCCCTGATCACCGACCTGTCCACGCCGGACAACACCCAGGCGCGCAACGCCGCCGAGACCATCCAGCGAGTCGACCCGGACATCCTGCTGATCAACGAGTTCGACTACGACGACCAGGGCCGGGCGGTCCGCCTGTTCCTGCGCAACTACCTGTCCGTCGGCCAGAACGGAGCCAAGCCGGTCCGCTTCCCGTACCACTTCACCGGCCCGGTGAACACGGGCGTCGCCACGGGTGTGGACCTCGACGGCAAGAACGGCGCGGTCACGACGCCCGGTTCGGACGCGTACGGGCAGGACGCGTACGGCTACGGCTGGTTCCCGGGGCAGTACGGCATGGTCGCCCTGTCGAAGTACCCGATCGACACGCGCGCGGTGCGGACCTTCCAGCGCTTCCTGTGGAAGGACATGCCGGGCCACCGCATGCCTCCGGGCTACTACAGCGACGAGGCCCGCGCGATCCTGCGGCTGTCGTCGAAGAGCCACTGGGACGTGCCGGTGCGCATCGGCCACTCCACCGTGCACTTCCTGGTCTCGCACCCGACCCCGCCCACCTTCGACGGCACCGAGGACCGCAACGGCCGCCGCAACCACGACGAGATCCGGCTGTGGGCCGACTACATCGGCGGGCGCGGGCGCAGCGCGTACCTCTATGACGACAAGGGCGTACGCGGCGGGCTGCGACCCGGGGCACGGTTCGTGATCGCGGGCGACAACAACGCCGATCCGTACGACGGCGACAGCTACGACCACGCCATACGGCAGCTGCTCGACCACTCGGCGGTGAACCTCCCGGCCACTCCCCCAGCCAGCGCGGGCGCTGTGGAGGCCGCGAAGCTCCAGGGCGGCGCCAACGCCTCGCACACCGGCAACCCGGCATACGACACCGCCGACTTCGGCGACACCGCTCCCGGGAACCTGCGCGTCGACTACGTCCTGCCGTCCCGGGGCCTGATACCGGGCGCGAACGGCGTGTTCTGGCCGACGTCCGACGACCCGCTGTACCGGCTGGTGGGGAACGGGACGACGGTGCCGACCTCCGATCACCGGCTGGTGTGGCAGGACGTGCGCCTGGGCTGAACGGCGGGGCGACGGCGACGGGCGAGGCGGTTTCCCGCCCCCGCCGCCCCTACCCGTCCATCCTGAACGGGCTTCGTCCTCAAACGCCGGACGGGCCAAGAGATGCGGACCGGCGCGAGAAGTGACTCGTGCTATCTGTTGCGCACCGCCCGCCCCACCTCCGACCTCAGGGCGACAAACTCCGCCAGGCCCCGGCTCGTGATCTGGTCCCGGGTGCCGGGGAGTTCGACCGGCAGGTCCAGGACGACCTTGGCGCCGGGCCCCGGGGAGAGGACGACGACTCGGTCGCCGAGGTACACGCTCTCGTCGATGTCGTGGGTGACGAAGACGATCGTCGCGCCGTCCGTGCGGTGGACCTCCAGGAGGAGGTCCTCCAGGTCCTCGCGGGTCTGGGCGTCCAGGGAGCCGAAGGGTTCGTCCATGAGGAGGAGGGAGGGGCGGCAGACCAGGGCGCGGGCGATCGCCACGCGTTGCTGCATTCCGCCCGAGAGCTGCCAGGGGTGGCGGCGGGCCGCGTCGGTGAGGCCGACCCGGGCCAGGATGCGGTCGGCCTCGGCCCGGCGTTCCGT
Above is a window of Streptomyces sp. DT2A-34 DNA encoding:
- a CDS encoding ABC transporter ATP-binding protein, whose product is MLRLDAVGQHYGDHQILHDITLTVPDGQLLCVVGPSGCGKSTLLRTIAGLLPAYDGTIELDGTPVRGVPDNLAVVFQDYARSLYPWLTVRENVALPLRRRGLPRTERRAEADRILARVGLTDAARRHPWQLSGGMQQRVAIARALVCRPSLLLMDEPFGSLDAQTREDLEDLLLEVHRTDGATIVFVTHDIDESVYLGDRVVVLSPGPGAKVVLDLPVELPGTRDQITSRGLAEFVALRSEVGRAVRNR
- a CDS encoding endonuclease/exonuclease/phosphatase family protein, whose amino-acid sequence is MNNTGSLSRRTALASLAGAALATTAAFPASAAERHGRRSVRFATFNASLNRSAQGALITDLSTPDNTQARNAAETIQRVDPDILLINEFDYDDQGRAVRLFLRNYLSVGQNGAKPVRFPYHFTGPVNTGVATGVDLDGKNGAVTTPGSDAYGQDAYGYGWFPGQYGMVALSKYPIDTRAVRTFQRFLWKDMPGHRMPPGYYSDEARAILRLSSKSHWDVPVRIGHSTVHFLVSHPTPPTFDGTEDRNGRRNHDEIRLWADYIGGRGRSAYLYDDKGVRGGLRPGARFVIAGDNNADPYDGDSYDHAIRQLLDHSAVNLPATPPASAGAVEAAKLQGGANASHTGNPAYDTADFGDTAPGNLRVDYVLPSRGLIPGANGVFWPTSDDPLYRLVGNGTTVPTSDHRLVWQDVRLG